In Bacillota bacterium, the sequence TAATTCTCATTCTCGCCCACGCCCAGGACCAACGGACTGTCCTGGCGGACGACAATGATTTCTTCCGGATTGTCCCGGCACATCACGCCCAAGGCATAGGATCCCTCCAGCCGGCCTACAACCTGACGCACAGCGGCAAGCAAATCTCCCTGCCAGTATTCCTCCAGCAAATGCGGGATCACTTCAGTGTCGGTTTCGGAGCTGAAGCTGTGGCCCCGGGATTTTAACTCCTGAATCAACTCCTGATAGTTCTCAATAATCCCATTGTGCACCGCAGCAAACCGGTTATCGCAACCGGTATGGGGGTGGGAGTTGGCGTCAGAGGGCTTGCCATGGGTAGCCCAACGGGTGTGTCCGATACCAATGGTACCGACATTGTTCTGATTGCTCACCTGGGTTTCCAGACTGTCCAGTCGTCCCTTGGTCTTAATCACGCGAATCTCGCCCTGATGCAAAGCAATACCGGCCGAATCGTAGCCCCGGTACTCCAGGCGCTTCAATCCAGCTATCATAATCGGTGCGGCCTCGCGGCCCCCGATGTATCCCACAATTCCACACATATTTTGTTTTCCTCCAATTGTTTTGTATAGGTTGCATTGATTAGATCGTACGCCTGGTCCTATTGTCCCGGAGATCGCTCTCCGGATTTGTCAGACCGTTAACGGCGGCGCTTACGCCGGGAGGTCACCCGCCGAAAAACTCGCCAAACCTCCATCCGCGTCAACTTGCCTCACGGCAAGCCCGGGCGCTTTGCCTAAACTTTGTTTTTCACCTCCTCGCCTTATTTCCACATGTACAGGCCTCACCTCCTTAAGAGCGAGAGTTTTAGCCCTGCTCGGCTTTAATTACGTCTGCGATACCCTGGGCAAGCACAGCCAGTTGTTCCTGCTCCGGTCCCTCTAACATCACTCTGATCAGGGGTTCGGTTCCGGAAGGCCGCACCAGAACCCTGCCCCGGTCGCCTAACTGGACCTCGGCGCCAGCAATCGCCTCGTTAATGCGCTGATTGCTTTCCCAGCCATCTTTGCTGGCAACCCGCACATTCACCAGAACCTGGGGCAATCGTTCCATAACCTTTGACAGATCCGCCAAGGAACTACCGGTTTGGGACATTATCTCCATCAGCTGCAATCCTGTGAGAATACCGTCACCGGTGGTGGCGTAGCGGCGGAAAATCACATGCCCTGACTGTTCGCCGCCCAGACTGTACTCGCCTTTGAGCATTGCCTCCAGTACATACCGATCCCCGACCTTGGTGGCTACGGTCTTGATACCCAAGTCCCGAGCCGCAAGTTGCAAGCCCATATTGCTCATAACCGTCACTACCAGAGTATTGTCTTTGAGCAAACCTTGTTCCTTTAAATGCCGGGCGCAGATTAACATGATTTTGTCGCCGTCCACCTCGCTACCGGTATGATCCACGGCAATCAGGCGGTCGGCGTCCCCGTCAAGAGCTAGCCCCAGATCGGCGCGTTGTGCCCGCACTGCCTTGGCCACTGCCTCCGGATGGGTCGAGCCGCAACCGGCGTTGATATTGCTGCCATCAGGATTGGCATAGATAACCTGCACAGTTGCGCCGGCGCTCTCCAGAACCCGGGGGGCGATAAAACTACCGGCGCCGTTGGCGCAATCCAGAACCACCTTGAGCCCGTTAAGCGGCTTGCAGATGGTGCTCCCCAGATACTCTATGTAGCCCTCAGCCAGAGACTGATCATGGGCAATTCGCCCGACATTGGGACCCACCGGCCGCGGCAGGGCATCCATACCCTCCCTGATGATACTTTCAATCTCTTCTTCCTGGGCATCCTCTAATTTCAACCCCCAGGTATTTACAAACTTTATGCCATTATCGGCCATGGGATTGTGTGATGCGGAAATCATTGCACCGGCCACAGCATTGCTGGTCTTGGTAAGCCAGGCCAGAGCAGGGGTTGTCACCACGCCGGCCAAACGCACATCGACACCAACAGAGGCAATGCCGCTGGCCAAAGCCGCTTCCAGCATCGTTCCCGAAAGCCGGGTATCACGTCCAATAATAATTTCGCCACCCTGTTCCCGGGCCAGGTTCCAGGCCGCTGCCCGGCCAAGGGAAAATGCCAATTCTGGCGTCAATTGGGAATTGGCCTCGCCACGCACGCCATCGGTGCCAAACAATTTACTCATATCAAATCACTCCTTCCATCCAGGTTGCCAGCGTCTAGAAAATAGCGAGTGCTCTTGCTGTCTTGTTTGCAAAAATGTCTCCAGACGCTGTTTGAGATTCTTTTCATCTAAATAACGGGTAAGGGTTCCCTCCACCGCCATCGAAATCGCTCCGGTCTCCTCCGAAACAACAATTGCTACAGCGTCGGATTGTTCGGTAATCCCCAGGGCCGCCCGATGCCGGGAGCCCAATTCGATGTTGACCTCGGGATTATCGGTTAGGGGCAGATAACAGCTGGCGGCGCGTACCCGGTTGGCCCGGAGAATGACAGCGCCGTCATGCAGCGGTGTGTTGGGTTCGAAAATGTTAATTAAGAGTTCGGATGTAAGCTGGGCGTCAACCGCCACTCCGGACTCGGACCAGTCTTTGAGACCAGTCTCTTGCTCCCAAATAATCAGCGCTCCGACCCGGCGCTCTGCCAGGTTGACAACGGCCCGCACCAGGTGACTGATTGCCTGGGCGCGCTCCTGGGGCGGCAACAGCGACGCTTTCGGGAAAAGCCTGCCCCGACCCAACTGCTCCAGGGCCCGACGCAATTCAGGATAGAATATGATTGGCAATGCCACCAAACCAACAGTCATCACCTGGCTCAGCAGCCAGCTGGTTAACTGCAGGCCCACCCATTGACTGATGACGCTGGCAATCACCAAAACGGCCAACCCCTTAAGCAGCTGAACTGCCCGGGTGCCACGAATCAGCAGCA encodes:
- a CDS encoding phosphoglucosamine mutase, yielding MSKLFGTDGVRGEANSQLTPELAFSLGRAAAWNLAREQGGEIIIGRDTRLSGTMLEAALASGIASVGVDVRLAGVVTTPALAWLTKTSNAVAGAMISASHNPMADNGIKFVNTWGLKLEDAQEEEIESIIREGMDALPRPVGPNVGRIAHDQSLAEGYIEYLGSTICKPLNGLKVVLDCANGAGSFIAPRVLESAGATVQVIYANPDGSNINAGCGSTHPEAVAKAVRAQRADLGLALDGDADRLIAVDHTGSEVDGDKIMLICARHLKEQGLLKDNTLVVTVMSNMGLQLAARDLGIKTVATKVGDRYVLEAMLKGEYSLGGEQSGHVIFRRYATTGDGILTGLQLMEIMSQTGSSLADLSKVMERLPQVLVNVRVASKDGWESNQRINEAIAGAEVQLGDRGRVLVRPSGTEPLIRVMLEGPEQEQLAVLAQGIADVIKAEQG
- a CDS encoding TIGR00159 family protein, encoding MWETIAGLYESVRTLISPVLLLDLAIIGLLFYRVLLLIRGTRAVQLLKGLAVLVIASVISQWVGLQLTSWLLSQVMTVGLVALPIIFYPELRRALEQLGRGRLFPKASLLPPQERAQAISHLVRAVVNLAERRVGALIIWEQETGLKDWSESGVAVDAQLTSELLINIFEPNTPLHDGAVILRANRVRAASCYLPLTDNPEVNIELGSRHRAALGITEQSDAVAIVVSEETGAISMAVEGTLTRYLDEKNLKQRLETFLQTRQQEHSLFSRRWQPGWKE